Proteins encoded within one genomic window of bacterium (Candidatus Blackallbacteria) CG13_big_fil_rev_8_21_14_2_50_49_14:
- a CDS encoding MBL fold metallo-hydrolase, translating into MTHLQIDFLGGAGTVTGSRFLIRALGHTLLIDCGLFQGLKALRLQNWEPLPFPAAEIEAVLLTHGHMDHSGYLPCLMRQGFKGPVYCSEPSQEVAAIILRDSGKIQEEEAEKANQKGYSRHAPARPLYTAREAEKALGHFRTVNRGEWLVLFPDAGIRARWHYNGHILGACFIELEIAGKTVIVSGDIGRHDDWLLYPPHKPQQADLLLMESTYGNRLHPDEDVLARLEKLAHETLSQGGSLLIPGFAVERTQTLLWLLLQLQSQNRLPKVPILLDSPMGSAVLAIFERFNEWHKLSKSECQELTQHVHVVEHARETQKWASRKQPKLVLAGSGMLTGGRILSYLLYELANPLSTVLLTGYQAEGTRGRDLLEGIPSLKIQGNHYPVKARIEQLESLSAHADQNGLIDWLSDLKKVPQELFIVHGEPEAAAGLQARLLTDKRWPSRVAQAGESFELEL; encoded by the coding sequence TGGGCCATACCCTCTTGATCGACTGTGGTCTGTTTCAAGGTCTCAAAGCTTTGCGTTTGCAAAATTGGGAGCCCCTGCCTTTTCCTGCCGCAGAGATCGAAGCCGTCTTGCTAACCCATGGCCATATGGATCACTCGGGCTATTTGCCCTGTTTGATGCGTCAGGGCTTTAAAGGCCCTGTCTATTGTTCAGAACCCAGCCAGGAAGTGGCTGCGATCATTCTGCGCGACAGCGGCAAAATTCAGGAAGAAGAAGCCGAGAAAGCCAATCAAAAAGGTTATTCACGCCATGCGCCTGCCCGCCCACTTTATACCGCCCGCGAAGCAGAAAAAGCGCTGGGACATTTTCGCACCGTCAATCGCGGTGAATGGCTGGTTCTTTTTCCTGACGCAGGAATTCGTGCCCGCTGGCACTATAACGGGCATATTCTCGGCGCCTGTTTTATTGAATTGGAAATCGCCGGCAAAACCGTGATTGTTTCAGGGGATATTGGACGCCATGACGATTGGCTGCTTTACCCGCCCCACAAACCCCAACAGGCAGATCTGCTGCTGATGGAGTCAACCTATGGCAACCGCCTGCACCCCGATGAAGACGTGCTGGCTCGCCTGGAAAAACTGGCCCATGAAACCCTGAGTCAGGGCGGCAGCCTGCTGATTCCCGGTTTTGCGGTCGAGCGCACCCAAACGCTGCTTTGGCTGCTCCTGCAACTACAGAGCCAAAACCGCTTGCCCAAAGTACCCATCTTGCTCGACAGCCCCATGGGCAGCGCAGTACTGGCGATCTTTGAACGTTTTAACGAATGGCATAAGCTCAGCAAAAGTGAATGCCAGGAACTGACCCAACATGTACACGTGGTGGAGCATGCCCGTGAAACACAAAAATGGGCAAGTCGCAAGCAACCCAAGCTTGTCTTGGCCGGTAGCGGAATGCTGACCGGGGGGCGAATCCTCAGTTACCTGCTCTATGAATTGGCCAACCCCCTGTCCACAGTGCTGCTCACCGGTTATCAGGCCGAAGGAACGCGAGGCAGGGACTTACTGGAAGGAATTCCCAGTCTCAAGATTCAGGGCAACCATTATCCGGTCAAAGCCCGGATTGAACAATTGGAAAGCCTCTCGGCCCATGCCGACCAAAACGGCCTGATCGACTGGCTCTCAGACTTAAAAAAAGTCCCCCAAGAACTCTTTATTGTGCATGGCGAGCCCGAAGCCGCCGCAGGCCTGCAAGCCCGCTTACTCACAGACAAG